The nucleotide sequence ACGGGCTCCGTCCAGCGGGCGGTGAGCGGGCCGAGGACGACCAGGATCAGGACATACGCCGTGGCCAGCGGGCCCAGCGAGGGTTCGATACCGGCGGTGACGGCGAGTCCCGCGATGACGATCGAGAACTCGCCCCGGGCCACCAGTGTGCCCCCGGCCCGCCAGCGGCCCCGTTCGGAGATCCCGGCCCGCCGCGCCGCCCAGTAGCCGGTGGCGATCTTCGTACTGGCGGTCAGGACGGCCAGCGTCATGGCGGGCAGCAGCACCGGAGGGATGCTGGCCGGATCCGTATGCAGGCCGAAGAAGACGAAGAAGACGGCGGCGAACAGATCCCGCAGCGGGCTGAGCAGATGATGGGTGCCCTCGGCGACCTCCCCGGACAGGGCGATACCGACCAGGAACGCGCCGACGGCCGCCGACACCTGGAGCTGCTGGGCGATCCCCGCCACCAGCAGCGTCAGCCCGAGCACCACCAGCAGCAGCTTCTCGGGGTCGTCGCTGGAGACGAAGCGGGAAATGTGCCGGCCGTAGCGGACGGCCAGGAACAGCACCAGACCGGCCACGCCGAGGGCGATGGCCAGGGTGACGCTGCCCGCCGCCAGGCCCGCACCGGCCAGCAGGGCCGTGACGATCGGCAGATAGACGGCCATCGCCAGGTCTTCGAGGACCAGGATGCTCAGGATCACCGGGGTCTCGCGGTTGCCGAGCCGGCCCAGATCGCGGAGGACCTTGGCGATGACGCCGGAGGAGGAGATCCAGGTGACGCCGGCCAGCACGACAGCGGCCACCGGCCCCCATCCCAGCAGCAGGGCCATGACGGCGCCGGGCAGCGCGTTGAGCGCCGCGTCGACGAGGCCGGCCCGGTACTGGGTCTTCAGATTGCTGACCAGATCGCTGGCGGTGTACTCCAGGCCGAGCATCAGCAGCAGCAGGATGACGCCGATCTCGGCGCCGGTCGCGACGAACTGCTCGCTCGTCCCCAGCGGCAGCAGCCCGCCCTCGCCGAAGGCCAGTCCGGCCAGCAGATACAGCGGGATCGGGGAGAACTGAAACCGTCCGGCCAGCCGCCCCAGCAGCCCGAGGCCCAGGATGACCGCGCCGAACTCGATCAGAAAGACGGCAGACGAATGCATAGGCTTACACCCGCCCGAGTATCGCCGCGGCCGACTCCACGCCCTCGCGGGTACCGATCACGATCAGCTCGTCCCCACCGGCCAGCCGGAAGTCCGGGGTCGGGGAGGGGATCGCCTCCGCCCTGCGCAGCACCGCCACGATCGAGACGCCGGTCTCGGTCCGCATCCGCGTCTCGCCCAGCACCCGCCCGTTCCAGTACGACGTGGACGACAGCTCGATCCGCTCGGCCACCAGCCCCAGCTCGGTCGTGGACAGCAGATTCGGGCTGTGATGGGTTGGCATCAGGACCCCGACCAGCGCCTCCGCTTCCCCCGCGGTCAGCCTGGTGGACAGGGCGCACTCATCGGGATCCTCCTTCCGGTACGCACTCAGCGTCCGGTCGCCGTCGCGGTGCGCGATGACCGCCAGCAGCCTGTTCTCTCGTGTCGTCAGGTCGTAGCGGACCCCGATGCCGGGCAATGGCGTACTGCTCATCCGCGGAGCGCCCACAATCATCCCTCTCGTCGCTCGAGTCTCATGCCACCCTAACCAATGGCAAAGAATTGGTAATGAGGGCCGGTGAGTGAGGGCGCGATGGGACGATGCCGACCGCGTAAAGGTGGGGTGGCCATCGACAGGCGGGAAGGATGGCGCCCAGAGGAGGATGGTGCCCATGATTGAGTGGAGGCGGCTCAGCACAGGCATCAGGCCGGTTCCCGACCCGGTCGCCACTCCCGTCGTCTGGGGTGGGGCCTTCCTCGGTGCGCTGGTGCTGGTGGTGACCCTGAACTTCCTCGGCGGCCATGGCCGCCCGGTGTTCGCCCTGATCGGTCTCTCGCTGCTGGCCGCCCTGCTGGGGCTGTGCGCGCGTTTCGTCGCGGCGCCCGGTACGGCGGCACTGTGCTGGCTGTTCCTCAACGGCTTCGCCATTCCGCCCGCGGGGCGGCTCTCCTGGGCGGGCGACCGCGACGCCGGCTGGCTCGGCTGCCTCCTGGCGGCGGCCGTCGCGGGCACCGCGCTCGCCCGTATCGTCAACGCCCGGGCGGGATACCGCCGCATCTCCCCACTCGGCCGCCGGCCGGGGCCGCCGGAGTGAGCGACGACCGGTCCAAGGTCGTAGAGGTCCCAGTCGTAGAGGTCCCAGTCGTAGAGGTCCCAGGGGTGTAGCGCCCGGCCCCTCGCGCTAGTGCGGCATCGTCAGGACCGCCACCCCGTTGACGCGGTCGGCGGCGAGGTCGTCGAGAGCGGCGTCCGCCCGGTCGAAGGGGTAGGGCGTGACCGTGGCGCTGACGCGGTCCTCGGCGGCCGCGGCGAGGAATTCGCGTCCGTCCTCGCGGGTGTTGGCGGTGACGCTGCGCACGGTGCGTTCGCGGAAGAGGTGGCGGTCGTAGTCGAGGGACGGGATGTCCGAGAGGTAGATCCCGGCGATGCTCAGCGTGCCGCCGGCGTCCAGGGCCTCCAGGGCGACCGGGACCAGTTGGCCCACCGGGGCGAAGAGGATGGCGGCGTCCAGGGGCTCGGGCGGGCGGTCGTAGGAGTCGTTCGCGGAGGCGGCGCCGAGTTCCAGGGCGAGGGTCTGGGCGGCGGGTGACCGGGTCAGGACGTGGACGACGGCGCCCTGGGCGATGGCGACCTGGGCGGTGAGGTGGGCGGAGCCGCCGAAGCCGTAGATGCCGAGCCGCCCGCCCGGCGGCAGGTCGGCCCGGCGCAGGGCGCGGTAGCCGATGATGCCGGCGCACAGCAGCGGGGCGAGTTCCTCGTCGGTGTATCCGGAGGGCAGCTCATAGGCGTAGGCCGCCGGTACGGTGACGTACTCGGCGTAGCCGCCGTCCGCGTCCCAGCCGGTGTACTCCGAGGACGGGCAGAGGTTCTCCTGGCCCCGGAGGCAGTAGCGGCAGCGGCCGCAGGTGCGCCGCAGCCAGGGGACACCGAGCCGGACTCCGGGGCCGGGGCCGTGCGCCCGCGAGCCCGCCGCGACCACCTCGCCGACGGCCTCGTGGCCGGGGACGACGGGGCTGCGGTGCGGGGGCAGATCGCCGTCGCGGACATGCAGATCGGTGCGGCACACCCCGCAGGCCCGGACCCGGATCAGCAGTTCGTCCTCCGCCGGCCGTGGCACCGGCAGCTCCACCTGCTCGATCCGGCCCGGGGCGGGGACCACCCATGCCCGCATGGTCGCCGGAAGGTCGGTGTTCGTGTCCGTCGTCACACCGTCAACGTAACGCCGTGGGGCCCGTCGCGACCGTAAGGCACGCGTTCGGGCCATCCGGCGCCAAAAGGGAAGAGATACGGCCGGAAACTGCCAACCGAGTGCGGGTGCGGTCAGGCCGAGGTGCCGTCCATCGCGGTGATCAGGCTCTTGGG is from Streptomyces hygroscopicus and encodes:
- a CDS encoding alcohol dehydrogenase; translated protein: MRAWVVPAPGRIEQVELPVPRPAEDELLIRVRACGVCRTDLHVRDGDLPPHRSPVVPGHEAVGEVVAAGSRAHGPGPGVRLGVPWLRRTCGRCRYCLRGQENLCPSSEYTGWDADGGYAEYVTVPAAYAYELPSGYTDEELAPLLCAGIIGYRALRRADLPPGGRLGIYGFGGSAHLTAQVAIAQGAVVHVLTRSPAAQTLALELGAASANDSYDRPPEPLDAAILFAPVGQLVPVALEALDAGGTLSIAGIYLSDIPSLDYDRHLFRERTVRSVTANTREDGREFLAAAAEDRVSATVTPYPFDRADAALDDLAADRVNGVAVLTMPH
- a CDS encoding potassium transporter TrkA; this encodes MIVGAPRMSSTPLPGIGVRYDLTTRENRLLAVIAHRDGDRTLSAYRKEDPDECALSTRLTAGEAEALVGVLMPTHHSPNLLSTTELGLVAERIELSSTSYWNGRVLGETRMRTETGVSIVAVLRRAEAIPSPTPDFRLAGGDELIVIGTREGVESAAAILGRV
- a CDS encoding potassium transporter; its protein translation is MHSSAVFLIEFGAVILGLGLLGRLAGRFQFSPIPLYLLAGLAFGEGGLLPLGTSEQFVATGAEIGVILLLLMLGLEYTASDLVSNLKTQYRAGLVDAALNALPGAVMALLLGWGPVAAVVLAGVTWISSSGVIAKVLRDLGRLGNRETPVILSILVLEDLAMAVYLPIVTALLAGAGLAAGSVTLAIALGVAGLVLFLAVRYGRHISRFVSSDDPEKLLLVVLGLTLLVAGIAQQLQVSAAVGAFLVGIALSGEVAEGTHHLLSPLRDLFAAVFFVFFGLHTDPASIPPVLLPAMTLAVLTASTKIATGYWAARRAGISERGRWRAGGTLVARGEFSIVIAGLAVTAGIEPSLGPLATAYVLILVVLGPLTARWTEPVARWVTARLAARREAAAAAAVENGGDGVAEEPRETVDDPDAVGRRS
- a CDS encoding membrane protein — encoded protein: MIEWRRLSTGIRPVPDPVATPVVWGGAFLGALVLVVTLNFLGGHGRPVFALIGLSLLAALLGLCARFVAAPGTAALCWLFLNGFAIPPAGRLSWAGDRDAGWLGCLLAAAVAGTALARIVNARAGYRRISPLGRRPGPPE